The following is a genomic window from Apodemus sylvaticus chromosome 10, mApoSyl1.1, whole genome shotgun sequence.
GGAGGCCCCTGTGAGTGCAGGTTGGCTGGGGAGGGGCCGTCCTgcctggaggcagggagagggatgggatgaCCTCTGAAGATCCTTCCAGCCCAGGGAGTTCCTCTTGAGGTCTAACTGCCATCCCTCCTGCTGTAAAATTAAGTCCATTTCCTCTAGTTCTGTCCTCTGTAGAGATGGAAAACTTATCATTATCCTCTGGAGAATTAACCTTTGGAGACTTTTACCTGTCCCATTCCTCCCCACAAAGCCCCCACCCAACATTCTTTCTACTCCCAGCTTGAAGGCCAAGGTGCCCCGTACTTTCTCAGTCAAGTCCTTTTGACAGTATTTCTCCCTCCCGACAACCCCCCTCATTATAAGTCCCTTCTCCCTAGATCCCTTAATTCCCTCACCTTTTCAATGCCACCTCAGGTTGAGCAGGAAGGCTGGAGCCCTCTGAGTCACTAGAACTGGagccagaggaagaagaggatgacgatgatgaagatgaggaggaggaggagctagatgatgatgaagaggaggaagagctcCGACGTTCCTTAGCTGGTTGCAGAGCAGCCAATGCAGAAGGCTGCTGGGCCCCAGTAGAGGCAGGTGGCTCCCCACCTTCAGCATGGGACACCCCAGGGGCAGGACCAGAAAGCATGCCATTGTGGTCACTAGCAGAGGATGTGGACTTCGCTACAGTCCCAGATGAAAGGGACTGAGACCCTGCTACAGGAGTGGTCTGGGCAACTGAACGAGATTGGTCTGAAAAAGCAGATGGCACGGGGGACCGAGGCCTATCTTGTGCAGGGGGGAGAAGAGATTGCGAGGGAGCCTGGCCCATTCTTGAAGCAGGGGAAGGAGCTCGCTCACGCTCAGAGGTCATTCTAGACTGGCTTGGGGCAGATGGTGGTGTTCTGGACCTGGCTCGATCAAGCAATAAAGGTGAGGTTCTGCCACTGACACGCTCATAAGCAGAAAGGGGCACCCTGGGACTGGTGAGATTTGCACCAGACAATGCTGGAGCCATCCTGGAACTAGAGAGATTTGTGGGAGCCAAGGCTGCAGGGGTTCTAGAGCCAGCAATATTCACAGGCGCTGTGCCATGACCAGATCGAGGGCCCACCAGGTTTGGGGGAGTTGGAGCCTGGGGTGTTCTGGAACTGGAAGGATAATTTGCAGCAGTTGGAGGTGTCCCAGAGCCTGAGAGACTCAAAGCTGCTAATGCAGCTGGCGTTCTAGCTCCTGCTAGGTTCACAGCTGAAGCTGCAGGGGTTCGAGGATCTGCTAGGTTCACAGCTGAAGGAGCAACTGCTGTTCTAGGGCTGGCTAAGTTCATGGCTGCTGCAGCAGCTGGTGTTCGGGAGTCAGCAAGGTTCACAGATGCTGGAATAGCAGATGTCCTAGCACTAGCAAGGTTCATAGCTGCTGCAGATGCTGCTGGAATCCTGCTGGCAAGGTTGGCAGCTGGGGCTGTTCTAAGGCTCATGAGAGGTACAGGAGCTGGAACCTGGGACATTCTTGCAGCAAGGCCAGCAGCAGACATGGACGGAGGTGGCCGGGCAGTGCCAAGACTGATGGCTGTCAAGGCAAGTGCAATTCTAGACTGAGCATGGTTTTCTGGAACAGATGATCTTGGGTGATCAGGAATCCGAGGACCTGGACCATCCATCATGGAGCCACCAGTTTGCTGTAACACAGACATGGGTGTTCTAGCACTTCCAAGGGGTTCAAGCATTCCAGGTGATCTACATCGGTCAAGAGGAGTTGGTGACATGCTAGGACGACTAAAGCAACTCATTCTAGAGCCACTGAGTGCTACAGGAGGTGTCCGAGATCCAGAATGATTCCTTGTTGCTGGAGGAGTGGCAGACCGTGAACGATCAGAACTACTTCCAGATGCAGACCGCCTACGGATGGCTGGAGGAGATCTTGTTAAGGACCGCTTGCCTCGAGCTGCCCTAGGGGTACGAGACCTAGAACGGCGGCGAATAGCAAGTGGTGAGCGGCTTCGAGAGCGCTTGCGTGGCAACAGGGGTGTCCGAGACCTAGAGCGTCTCCGAATCACTGGAGGAGTTCGAGACCTGGACCGGCGTCTTGTCACTGGAGAGGTACGCGAACGAGAACGCCTACGGGTAACTGGAGATGTTCGAGACCTTGATCTTCTCCGGGTGACTGGAGATGTCCTGGATCTTGATCTTCTTCTAGTAACAGGTGAAGTTCTGCTTCTGGATCGCCTCCTGGTTACTGGTGGAGTCCTAGACCTGGACCTTCTGCGAGTCACTGGAGGAGTCCTAGAACGAGAGCGACGGCGAGTTGTTGGTGTCCTGGACCTCGAACGACGACGAGTTACTGGTGGTGTTCTGGACCTGGATCGCCTTCGACTCACTGGGGATGCTCTTGATCGAGATCTACGCCTATTCACTGACCTTGACCGTCTCCTACTCACAGGTGAAGTGCGAGATCTGGACCGACGTCGGCTGATCAGCGGTGTTCTGGACCTGGATCGCCGATGAGTAGCTGGTGAGGCCCGAGATCTAGAGCGCTTCCAAGGAGCTGGTGATGTACGTGAACGAGATCGTTTGCGACTGGTCAAGGGTGTCCGGGAGCGGCCTCTTCTGCGTCTAGAGGAGGTTCGAGAACTCTCCTGTCTGGTAGGTGATCTTGAATGGTAACCAGAGCCACCCCTCCGTCTCCGAGTAACCCGTGACCTAGACCGGCTCCTCTGTCTTCTTCGCGATGTTGACTGAGATGATCCAGATCTATCTCGGCGTCgggttgttcttgttttttctcTACGTGAGCGGGATCGGGACCTTTGCAGTCCACGAGGTTTTGGTGATGGAGACCGGCCCCTCCTTGAAGTTGTCTTGGTACGGGGAGAAGAAACTGAGCGCCTCCTCCGTGAAGACCTTGACTTTTCAGTTGGCTCTGGTGAAGATACTGAAGGGCTTCTTCTGCGTCTTGGTGGGGTTCTGGAGCGGGTTTCTGGTGATGAGGAGGCAGACCGGCTTCTACGAGAGACTCTAGTCTTCCTGGTTAGCTCAGGAGATGATCGAGAACTCCGGCGTCGAGGTGGTGTGCGAGACTTTGTCTTTGGCTCTATTGAGGATCTGGAGCCTCTTCTAGCAGTTCTGGATTTGGGGGCGTGTTCTGGAGAAGACTCAGAACTACTGCTTCCTTCAGGGGAAGGGCCTCTCTCTTTGCTTGATGAACCTGATCTACTACGCCTGGGCAGGGCCCGAGGAGCAGGTATCTTGTGTTCAGGAGAAGAATCAGTACCACTCTGAGCCCTCTGCAGCGCTCTCGGCTTATCTTTAATTTCAGGAGATGAGCCAGACCTACTGAGCCTGGGAGAGTGCCTAGATTTGCTGTCAACCTCTGGAGATGATGCAGAGTGACTCCTCTGTCTGAGAGGAGTTCGAGTCTTGGGTTTAGAATCTGGAGAAGAGTCTGACTCACTTCTTTCCTGTGGGGATGCACTGGGTTTTCCATCAAGCTCTTGGGAAGACCCAGATCGGCTTCTTTGCCCGGGAGAGGTCCTAGCCACAGTTTTTTGTTCTACTGATGATTCTGAcccacttctttctctctgagGGGTGACACTCTTGTTGTTGCGTTCTGGGGATGATGGAGAATGACTTCGGTCTCTAGGAGTCTGAGGCAATGCTTTTGGTTCTGGAGAAGAGTCACATTCACTTCGTCCCCTGGATGGGGTTTGAGGTGTATCTTTGATCCCAGGAGAGGACCCAGATAGGCTATGCCTAGAAGGAGTCCCAGACCCATCTCTAAGTCGTGGAGAAGACCCAGATCGGCTTCTCCTAGATGGAGTTCTAGGTAAACCATCTTTCAGTTCAGGAGAAGATGCAGAACTACTTCTCTCTCTTGAAGGTGTTCTTTGTTGTACAGTCTCAAGTACAGGTGAAGATACACTCTGATTTGAAAATATTCCTACCTTTTCCACTACTTCTGGGGATAACTCAGAACTGCTGCGCCTGGAGGACCTCGTTGACTGTTCTTTCGTGTCCAGAGATGGATCTACCTCTGTTTGATTAAGGAATGGTCCATTCAATTCTTCTTTAACCTCAGGAGAAAATCCAGTATTTACTTCTGAAACGGGGCCTGAGTTTCTAAACTCTAAAGATGACTCAAAACTATTCTCCCTGGGGGGAGAATGAGACAGTTCTTTATGTTCTGGAGAAACTTGTGGCCCACCCCAACATGAAGCCACTGCAGGGATTTCTGCTGCTTTTGAAGGCTGTAACTGGCTTTGGTCAAGAGCAGACAATACAGCAGGCCTTTCTTCTATTTCAGGAGATGACTCAACATTACTTGCAGGCATTTCTTTATGTTCTGGAGATAAACTGGGTAGAACTTGGCTTATAGGTTGCTCagatttttctacttccattaaTTCATCTTGACTTGAATTAGGTAACAAACATTTTTGGTCTCTTGTGCCTGGAGGTGACCCAGCTCCACTTCTTTCTTTTAATAGTACTCTAGGTGAGTCTTTCAGTACTGTGTAAGACTCAGGCTTATCCTGTATGGGACTAAATTTGTCTCTTGGTATACAAGATGATGCAACATCCTCTTGAATTAAGCTTAGTCTCTCTTTTGATTCAGAAGGCTCCAATCTGCTCTGTACCAGAAGAGATTTAGAGTCTACTAAAGGATATAGGCTAGAGTCAGGTTTAGTTATACTCTGCTCAGGAGACACTCCTGACTTCAGCTTTGGATCTGTTGCTATTTCACttttatcttgttttactggtgatCTGGCTGTCAGCTCAGTGACTGGAGATGAAGATCTGGAAAGGCTACCCTTAGGAGATGTTTGAGATTTGCTCTGCAGCGATGGAGATTCCAAGTGTGTCTGCATAACTTCTGGACTTGAAGTATCTGGCCAAGTTTGAGTGTGTCCTTTCTGTTGCACAAATGAGGAGCTAaaacagctctctcctggtgatATATTACTAGGTGTTACACctggacagagagaaaaagatccAGAGCTTCCTGTTGGTGGTGAATCCCTAGACTTTTGGGGACAAGGTGACTTTGATTCAGAAAGATTTTGATCTGGTGGAGTCTGGAGCATGCTTTTTGGATAAGGCGACGTAGATCCTGAGTGTCTCAGTGGTGTTCCCAGTTCCATTTTGGTATCTGGTGAGGAGGATCTAGACCGGCTATGTCTAGAGTCAACCTTGGGGCAGGGAGATACTGATCTGCTTTTCCTCTGAGGTGTCCTAGATGTTACTCTACTAGGACTTGGAGAAGAGGAGCTAGAATGGCTTCTTCGTCTTGGTGATATTACTGTCTTCACTTTGGGTTGTGGAGATGATGACCTAGATGGGCTCTGTCTTGGAGGTGTGCTAGATTTCAGTTGAGGAGAAGACCCAGAGCAGCTTTGTCTTGAAGGGGTCCTTGATTTCCCCTCACCATCAGGTGATGATTCAGAATGGCTCTGTCTCTGTGGTGTTGCAGCACATTCATCAGCCTGCATGTTTGTTACAGACCCCGGTCTTGGTGGTGTTCCAGATTTTACTTTAGGCTGAGGAGAATTTGAATGACTCTGTCTTGGTGGTGTTTTTGACTTCTGTTTGGGTGGTGAAGAACCAGAACGACTTCGTCTGGTCGGTGTCTGTGACTTTTGTTTAGGACATGGAGAGGAACCTGAAAGGCTTCGCCTCAAAGATTTTGCTTTGGATCGTGGTGAAGAAAGAGACCTGCTCCGTCTTGAGGAAACATGAGACTTTTTCATATCTGGGCTTGAATTGGATCTGCTTCTCCTCTGAGATGTTCTAGATTTGTTCTTCCTCTCTGAGGATGAGCCAGATCGTCCTCTTCTTTGTGGTGTTCTAGAGTGAGATCTCCCACGTCTCACAAGACTTCTACTGCGAGATCGTCGTCGGGCTGGTGTTCTGGACCGTGACCTCCCTCTCCTGGCTGGTGTTCTAGACCGTGATCGACCGCTTCTTCTGGCTGGCGTTCTAGACCGTGACCTCCCTCTCCTGGCTGGTGTTCTAGACCTTGACCTTCCGCTTCTCCTGGCTGGTGTTCTGGACCTAGACCTACCACTTCTCCTAGCTTGGGATCTACTTCGAGACCTCCTTCGAACTGGTGATCGTGTCCTAGACCTGCGCCGAGCTGGTGTTCTCGATCTAGATCTGCCCCTGCGAGCTGGTGTTCTGGACCGAGACCTACGTCTGGCAGGTGTTCTGGATCGTGATCTCCTCCTGGCAGGTGTTCTAGACCGAGACCTACCCCCCCTTCTGGCTGGTGTTCTAGACCGGGATCTGCCTCTAGTGGCTGGAGATCTAGAATGTGATCTGCCTCGCCGTGCGGACCTAGACCTGCCTCTTCTCTGGGTATTTCTGCTCCTggaccagcctggcctctgcGGAGACCTTGATCGGCCTCGCCTCTGGGGACTTCTAGATTTTCCCCACCTCTGTGCAGATCGTGACCTTCGCCACTGAGGAGACCGGGACCTGGAGTGACCTCTCTTGGTGGGGGTTCTAGATCGAGATCGTCCCCTCTTAGTGGCAGGGCTACGAGACCTCACTGCTCTATGAGATGGGGTATGAGAATGAGATTTATCCCGCTTTGCTCTGCCATGTGAGCGATTTTTAGATGTGGGTGAAGAAGAAATCTCTCGCCGGGACCCGGGAGCTGGTGTGGGTTTAAGACTTTCAGGAGAAGAGCTGGCGTGACGAGAAACTTTGGTAGGTTGAGGGGATGGTGGGCAGCTCTCTGAGGAAGATGACTGGGGAGGTTTCTCAGGAGACTTAGTTGGTGAACAGCCCCGGGTTGGGGAAGCCTCAGATGAGGGGTTAACTGGCTCCTGACTGGACGGGATTGCTGCAAGGGGTCTTGGGGAGTCGTCATGTTGCTCAACAAGGAGCGGGGTGGGGGCAGGTAGTTCTGGCCCTGTGCTGCTCCTTTCCGGAGAGGGACTAGGTCGAATTGCAGATTTCTAAGAGtgaaaagaaaagtaggaatactaataAAATACCAAAACTTAATTATCACCCACAAGATATGaacagtttttaataaaattttactctaTATATACCTCTTACACCAACCTTTCCCTACCTATAGTTAACACTCAGTAACACAACAATAGGCAATGCTTAGTGGGGAGCAAGTAAGATAGCTTAGTGGGCTACAAACCATTGGGGCCATGTAGTGGCAAAGAGAAAACCTACTCTTCAAAGTTGTTCTATGACCTGTACATGTGCACCTATcgtttgcacacacacaaaataaatgcatttacaaTGAGAAAATAAGTAGCAGGGGGGAAACCTGACCATATAGACAATCTTTAACCTCAAATAATAattcagagaaaagagaaaaaaattaagacaatgcATTACCAACAAAATACCACCTGTCCATCTTACAGATAGCCCTACCTGCATTTTGCATACTGAAGTTACACATGGGCATTCAGTCCTCATATTAGCATACCAATTACTTGCCTACAGAGTCATTTCCCAGTTTTTTATTATCTTCCTTctaaatttttttccctttgtgcaGTTCTCTTAAATTTATTCAGTATATGTTATCtccattccattttttttcttttcaagtgaGTCTGGCAGTATGTATGGGTTACAAATGAACACTACCACACCACCCAAAAAAttagacaaaaacaaagaaatttggGTGACAATAACTGTACACccaaatatgtaaattaaaatatcacaAATGGGAACAAGGTTTTAAAGGAGTATGATTTGTGTTAAAATTTACCAAGAGGGGCCTGGCATGGCcgtataagcctttaatcccagtactcgggaggcagaggcaggtggagctctgtgagttcaaggccaacctcaacTATGTAGTGAGTTGTAGGATACCCAGGTatgaagaccctgtctcaaaaacaaaaatactaacAGCCAATGAGATGGCATTTGCAACATAAGCCTGGTAACTAGAGTTCAATCCACAGAACACATATATAGTTTGTCCTTTGACCCCCCAAACATACTAACACATTTGGCTCCTcctcatacatacaaaattaattcaCAGGAAGAGGCCAAACCATAAAAACACCTTAATTAGAGAAAACATCATAAACACCATAGCAAGCAGCTAAGTTTTCTAAGATGACCAAATTTGTAACTTATCTTTAAATGAGACACCATATGGAAGATAAGTTAcaataattaacaaaaccagtAGAAACAATCATCCACAGAACTAGAATAAAGGATATAAAACAGTAACTACTAAAAAGATCATTCCTTCTTTTCAGATTGGTGGCATCAAATTAAAAGACTGAAAAACTTAACTCATGACAAGTatacaataaaaaggaaatagaggtcgggcggtggtggcacactcctttaatcccagcacttgggatacagatgcaggcagatttctgagtttgaggtcagccaagaggccagcctgatctacaagagtgagttccaggacagccaggactatacagagaaaccctgtggccagggggagggggggaggggagaatacaGATACTTTAAATAGTAAagttaaagtaatttttaaaagaccttgTTGGATAGCAGCAagatgacaaaagaaaatgtcatccttTGTCACAAGTAGCAGTAAGGCGCCTACTACCACCTT
Proteins encoded in this region:
- the Srrm2 gene encoding serine/arginine repetitive matrix protein 2 isoform X5, coding for MLLEKDVNPGGKEETPGQRPVVTETHQLAELNEKKNERLRAAFGISDSYVDGSSFDPQRRAREAKQTAPEPPKPYSLVRETSSSRSPTPKQKKKKKKKDRGRRSESSSPRRERKKSSKKKKHRSESESKKRKHRSPTPKSKRKSKDKKRKRSRSTTPAPKSRRAHRSTSADSASSSDTSRSRSRSAAAKTHTTALTGQSPPLASGHQGEGDAPSIEPGATNIQQPSSPAPSTKQASSPYEDKDKKEKSAIRPSPSPERSSTGPELPAPTPLLVEQHDDSPRPLAAIPSSQEPVNPSSEASPTRGCSPTKSPEKPPQSSSSESCPPSPQPTKVSRHASSSPESLKPTPAPGSRREISSSPTSKNRSHGRAKRDKSHSHTPSHRAVRSRSPATKRGRSRSRTPTKRGHSRSRSPQWRRSRSAQRWGKSRSPQRRGRSRSPQRPGWSRSRNTQRRGRSRSARRGRSHSRSPATRGRSRSRTPARRGGRSRSRTPARRRSRSRTPARRRSRSRTPARRGRSRSRTPARRRSRTRSPVRRRSRSRSQARRSGRSRSRTPARRSGRSRSRTPARRGRSRSRTPARRSGRSRSRTPARRGRSRSRTPARRRSRSRSLVRRGRSHSRTPQRRGRSGSSSERKNKSRTSQRRSRSNSSPDMKKSHVSSRRSRSLSSPRSKAKSLRRSLSGSSPCPKQKSQTPTRRSRSGSSPPKQKSKTPPRQSHSNSPQPKVKSGTPPRPGSVTNMQADECAATPQRQSHSESSPDGEGKSRTPSRQSCSGSSPQLKSSTPPRQSPSRSSSPQPKVKTVISPRRRSHSSSSSPSPSRVTSRTPQRKSRSVSPCPKVDSRHSRSRSSSPDTKMELGTPLRHSGSTSPYPKSMLQTPPDQNLSESKSPCPQKSRDSPPTGSSGSFSLCPGVTPSNISPGESCFSSSFVQQKGHTQTWPDTSSPEVMQTHLESPSLQSKSQTSPKGSLSRSSSPVTELTARSPVKQDKSEIATDPKLKSGVSPEQSITKPDSSLYPLVDSKSLLVQSRLEPSESKERLSLIQEDVASSCIPRDKFSPIQDKPESYTVLKDSPRVLLKERSGAGSPPGTRDQKCLLPNSSQDELMEVEKSEQPISQVLPSLSPEHKEMPASNVESSPEIEERPAVLSALDQSQLQPSKAAEIPAVASCWGGPQVSPEHKELSHSPPRENSFESSLEFRNSGPVSEVNTGFSPEVKEELNGPFLNQTEVDPSLDTKEQSTRSSRRSSSELSPEVVEKVGIFSNQSVSSPVLETVQQRTPSRERSSSASSPELKDGLPRTPSRRSRSGSSPRLRDGSGTPSRHSLSGSSPGIKDTPQTPSRGRSECDSSPEPKALPQTPRDRSHSPSSPERNNKSVTPQRERSGSESSVEQKTVARTSPGQRSRSGSSQELDGKPSASPQERSESDSSPDSKPKTRTPLRQRSHSASSPEVDSKSRHSPRLSRSGSSPEIKDKPRALQRAQSGTDSSPEHKIPAPRALPRRSRSGSSSKERGPSPEGSSSSESSPEHAPKSRTARRGSRSSIEPKTKSRTPPRRRSSRSSPELTRKTRVSRRSRSASSSPETRSRTPPRRRRSPSVSSPEPTEKSRSSRRRRSVSSPRTKTTSRRGRSPSPKPRGLQRSRSRSRREKTRTTRRRDRSGSSQSTSRRRQRSRSRSRVTRRRRGGSGYHSRSPTRQESSRTSSRRRRGRSRTPLTSRKRSRSRTSPAPWKRSRSRASPATHRRSRSRTPLISRRRSRSRTSPVSRRRSRSVNRRRSRSRASPVSRRRSRSRTPPVTRRRSRSRTPTTRRRSRSRTPPVTRRRSRSRTPPVTRRRSRSRTSPVTRRRSRSRTSPVTRRRSRSRTSPVTRRRSRSRTSPVTRRRSRSRTPPVIRRRSRSRTPLLPRKRSRSRSPLAIRRRSRSRTPRAARGKRSLTRSPPAIRRRSASGSSSDRSRSATPPATRNHSGSRTPPVALSGSRMSCFSRPSMSPTPLDRCRSPGMLEPLGSARTPMSVLQQTGGSMMDGPGPRIPDHPRSSVPENHAQSRIALALTAISLGTARPPPSMSAAGLAARMSQVPAPVPLMSLRTAPAANLASRIPAASAAAMNLASARTSAIPASVNLADSRTPAAAAAMNLASPRTAVAPSAVNLADPRTPAASAVNLAGARTPAALAALSLSGSGTPPTAANYPSSSRTPQAPTPPNLVGPRSGHGTAPVNIAGSRTPAALAPTNLSSSRMAPALSGANLTSPRVPLSAYERVSGRTSPLLLDRARSRTPPSAPSQSRMTSERERAPSPASRMGQAPSQSLLPPAQDRPRSPVPSAFSDQSRSVAQTTPVAGSQSLSSGTVAKSTSSASDHNGMLSGPAPGVSHAEGGEPPASTGAQQPSALAALQPAKERRSSSSSSSSSSSSSSSSSSSSSSSSSGSSSSDSEGSSLPAQPEVALKRVPSPTPVPKEAVREGRPQEPTPAKRKRRSSSSSSSSSSSSSSSSSSSSSSSSSSSSSSSSSSSSSSSSSSPSPAKPGPQALPKPASPKKPPPGERRSRSPRKPIDSLRDSRSLSYSPVERRQPSPQPSPRDQQSSERVSWRGQRGDSHSPGHKRRKETPSPRSNRHRSSRSP
- the Srrm2 gene encoding serine/arginine repetitive matrix protein 2 isoform X1; its protein translation is MYNGIGLPTPRGSGTNGYVQRNLSLVRGRRGERPDYKGEEELRRLEAALVKRPNPDILDHERKRRVELRCLELEEMMEEQGYEEQQIQEKVATFRLMLLEKDVNPGGKEETPGQRPVVTETHQLAELNEKKNERLRAAFGISDSYVDGSSFDPQRRAREAKQTAPEPPKPYSLVRETSSSRSPTPKQKKKKKKKDRGRRSESSSPRRERKKSSKKKKHRSESESKKRKHRSPTPKSKRKSKDKKRKRSRSTTPAPKSRRAHRSTSADSASSSDTSRSRSRSAAAKTHTTALTGQSPPLASGHQGEGDAPSIEPGATNIQQPSSPAPSTKQASSPYEDKDKKEKSAIRPSPSPERSSTGPELPAPTPLLVEQHDDSPRPLAAIPSSQEPVNPSSEASPTRGCSPTKSPEKPPQSSSSESCPPSPQPTKVSRHASSSPESLKPTPAPGSRREISSSPTSKNRSHGRAKRDKSHSHTPSHRAVRSRSPATKRGRSRSRTPTKRGHSRSRSPQWRRSRSAQRWGKSRSPQRRGRSRSPQRPGWSRSRNTQRRGRSRSARRGRSHSRSPATRGRSRSRTPARRGGRSRSRTPARRRSRSRTPARRRSRSRTPARRGRSRSRTPARRRSRTRSPVRRRSRSRSQARRSGRSRSRTPARRSGRSRSRTPARRGRSRSRTPARRSGRSRSRTPARRGRSRSRTPARRRSRSRSLVRRGRSHSRTPQRRGRSGSSSERKNKSRTSQRRSRSNSSPDMKKSHVSSRRSRSLSSPRSKAKSLRRSLSGSSPCPKQKSQTPTRRSRSGSSPPKQKSKTPPRQSHSNSPQPKVKSGTPPRPGSVTNMQADECAATPQRQSHSESSPDGEGKSRTPSRQSCSGSSPQLKSSTPPRQSPSRSSSPQPKVKTVISPRRRSHSSSSSPSPSRVTSRTPQRKSRSVSPCPKVDSRHSRSRSSSPDTKMELGTPLRHSGSTSPYPKSMLQTPPDQNLSESKSPCPQKSRDSPPTGSSGSFSLCPGVTPSNISPGESCFSSSFVQQKGHTQTWPDTSSPEVMQTHLESPSLQSKSQTSPKGSLSRSSSPVTELTARSPVKQDKSEIATDPKLKSGVSPEQSITKPDSSLYPLVDSKSLLVQSRLEPSESKERLSLIQEDVASSCIPRDKFSPIQDKPESYTVLKDSPRVLLKERSGAGSPPGTRDQKCLLPNSSQDELMEVEKSEQPISQVLPSLSPEHKEMPASNVESSPEIEERPAVLSALDQSQLQPSKAAEIPAVASCWGGPQVSPEHKELSHSPPRENSFESSLEFRNSGPVSEVNTGFSPEVKEELNGPFLNQTEVDPSLDTKEQSTRSSRRSSSELSPEVVEKVGIFSNQSVSSPVLETVQQRTPSRERSSSASSPELKDGLPRTPSRRSRSGSSPRLRDGSGTPSRHSLSGSSPGIKDTPQTPSRGRSECDSSPEPKALPQTPRDRSHSPSSPERNNKSVTPQRERSGSESSVEQKTVARTSPGQRSRSGSSQELDGKPSASPQERSESDSSPDSKPKTRTPLRQRSHSASSPEVDSKSRHSPRLSRSGSSPEIKDKPRALQRAQSGTDSSPEHKIPAPRALPRRSRSGSSSKERGPSPEGSSSSESSPEHAPKSRTARRGSRSSIEPKTKSRTPPRRRSSRSSPELTRKTRVSRRSRSASSSPETRSRTPPRRRRSPSVSSPEPTEKSRSSRRRRSVSSPRTKTTSRRGRSPSPKPRGLQRSRSRSRREKTRTTRRRDRSGSSQSTSRRRQRSRSRSRVTRRRRGGSGYHSRSPTRQESSRTSSRRRRGRSRTPLTSRKRSRSRTSPAPWKRSRSRASPATHRRSRSRTPLISRRRSRSRTSPVSRRRSRSVNRRRSRSRASPVSRRRSRSRTPPVTRRRSRSRTPTTRRRSRSRTPPVTRRRSRSRTPPVTRRRSRSRTSPVTRRRSRSRTSPVTRRRSRSRTSPVTRRRSRSRTSPVTRRRSRSRTPPVIRRRSRSRTPLLPRKRSRSRSPLAIRRRSRSRTPRAARGKRSLTRSPPAIRRRSASGSSSDRSRSATPPATRNHSGSRTPPVALSGSRMSCFSRPSMSPTPLDRCRSPGMLEPLGSARTPMSVLQQTGGSMMDGPGPRIPDHPRSSVPENHAQSRIALALTAISLGTARPPPSMSAAGLAARMSQVPAPVPLMSLRTAPAANLASRIPAASAAAMNLASARTSAIPASVNLADSRTPAAAAAMNLASPRTAVAPSAVNLADPRTPAASAVNLAGARTPAALAALSLSGSGTPPTAANYPSSSRTPQAPTPPNLVGPRSGHGTAPVNIAGSRTPAALAPTNLSSSRMAPALSGANLTSPRVPLSAYERVSGRTSPLLLDRARSRTPPSAPSQSRMTSERERAPSPASRMGQAPSQSLLPPAQDRPRSPVPSAFSDQSRSVAQTTPVAGSQSLSSGTVAKSTSSASDHNGMLSGPAPGVSHAEGGEPPASTGAQQPSALAALQPAKERRSSSSSSSSSSSSSSSSSSSSSSSSSGSSSSDSEGSSLPAQPEVALKRVPSPTPVPKEAVREGRPQEPTPAKRKRRSSSSSSSSSSSSSSSSSSSSSSSSSSSSSSSSSSSSSSSSSSPSPAKPGPQALPKPASPKKPPPGERRSRSPRKPIDSLRDSRSLSYSPVERRQPSPQPSPRDQQSSERVSWRGQRGDSHSPGHKRRKETPSPRSNRHRSSRSP